A stretch of the Streptosporangium sp. NBC_01755 genome encodes the following:
- a CDS encoding HU family DNA-binding protein: MNKKELVDAIADRVGDKKTATEAVNAVLDTIQAAVASGDKVSITGFGAFEMVHKPARTARNPSTGAEIHVAESWGPKFKPGSEFKELVNAGGKKAAA, encoded by the coding sequence GTGAACAAGAAGGAACTCGTCGACGCCATCGCGGACCGAGTCGGCGACAAGAAGACCGCCACCGAGGCCGTGAACGCGGTGCTCGACACGATCCAGGCCGCCGTCGCGTCCGGCGACAAGGTCTCGATCACGGGGTTCGGTGCTTTCGAGATGGTGCACAAGCCGGCCCGCACCGCCCGCAACCCCTCGACGGGTGCCGAGATCCACGTCGCCGAGTCGTGGGGGCCGAAGTTCAAGCCGGGTTCGGAGTTCAAGGAGCTCGTCAATGCGGGCGGCAAGAAGGCTGCGGCCTGA
- a CDS encoding tyrosine-type recombinase/integrase translates to MEALTAYLVGRGFAQGPLFATASGRPMLTGDITDLVKRVARQAGLHRPERVTPHALRHTFATLAIERGASLDEVSEALGHESTDTTKIYVHALRRLENDPSVKVAKVLW, encoded by the coding sequence ATGGAGGCGTTGACCGCTTACCTCGTGGGGCGCGGCTTCGCGCAGGGGCCGTTGTTCGCGACCGCGAGCGGCCGGCCGATGCTCACCGGAGACATCACTGATCTTGTGAAGCGGGTCGCTCGGCAAGCTGGCCTACATCGTCCTGAACGTGTCACTCCGCACGCGCTTCGGCACACTTTCGCCACGCTGGCCATAGAGCGCGGTGCGTCCCTTGACGAGGTGTCCGAGGCTCTTGGTCATGAATCAACGGATACGACCAAAATCTACGTTCACGCGTTGAGGCGTCTTGAAAATGATCCTTCGGTCAAGGTTGCGAAGGTCCTGTGGTGA